In Thermodesulfobacteriota bacterium, the genomic stretch AAATAGAAGCCCTCGACCTCGGCCCTGACCGACTCGATTAATTCCATGCCCCTTTTCCGGTCGATACCCGGGAAAAAGACCGCGTACTCGTCCCCGCTAAGGCGTGAAAGGAGCGGACGTGAGTCGAATGCGGCCGGCTCCTCCCCGTATTCCCTGTCCAGGAGATCCTTGATGACCTTTCCGAGCCTCCTCAGGTACTCGTCCCCCGCGCCGTGGCCGAAGGTGTCGTTAAGGAGCTTGAACTGGTCCATGTCTATTATCGAGAGCGCGGCTGTAACGCCCTTGGGCCCCGCCTCCAGCATCCACGCCTCAGCCTCCTCGATGAAACGGGAGCGGTTCATGAGCCCGGTAAGCTCGTCGTGCACCGCGAGGTAATTGAGCCGCTCCTCGTTCATCATCTTCTCGGTCACGTCCTCCTGCACGGCCAGGAAATGCGTTATCTGGCCCTTTTCGTCCCTTATGGGCGTGATGACGGAGTTCGCCCAGTAGTATGTGCCGTTCCTCTTTCTGTTCTTGAGGGTGCTCCGCCAGGTCCTGCCCGAGAGGATGGTATTCCATAGCTCCTGGTAAAGGGCGTTCGTTCCATCTCCCGATGAGAGCACCCTCGGGGTCTGGCCGATTATCTCCTCCCTCGTGAACCCGGTGACCTGCTCGAAGGTGGGGTTCACGTACTGGATGGCGCCGTCCCTGTCGGTTATGAAGAGGAGGTTTACGCTGTGCTCCAGCACCGCGGAAAGCTTCCTCTGCTCGAATTCAGCCGTCTTCTGCTCGGTCAGGTCCTGGACCGTGCCTATCATCCGCTGCGGCCTTCCCTGCGGGTCTGGCAGGACCTCCGCCTCCTCGTGCACTATCCGCACCGTTCCGTCCGGGCGCATTATCCTGTGGTCGATGGAATAGGGCCGTCTGTTCTGGAAGGCCTGCGCGACCGAATTCTTCACGAACTCCCTGTCGTCCGGGTGCACGTATTCGAGAAAGGCCTCGTAGGTCGCGCCGAATTCCCTGGGCTTAAGGCCGAATATGCGGTAAATCTCGTCGGACCACCAGAGCGTGTTCTCGCGGATGTCCCATTCCCAGCTCCCCATGCGCGCGAGCTCCTGGGCCTTTCTCAGGCGCTCCTCGCTTTCTCTCAGGGCCGTTTCCACGCGTTTCCTTTCGGTTATGTCGGTAGAGACGCAGCAGATGGCGTACGGAAATCCCTCCTCGTTTAAAAGGGGGAATTTCATCGATATATACGTGCGGACCCCGCCGGGCAGGGGCAGGCTTTCTTCGAACTCGAGCCTCAATCGGCGTTCAAGGACAATCGAGTCGTTCTCCTTGAGGCTATCGGCCGCCTCCTTGGGCAGGAGGTCATGGTCCGTCCTGCCGGCCATCTCTTCGGAAGAGGTCCTGAAAAGGAGCTCGAATTCCTTGTTGACCAGGATGTACCTGCCTTCAAGGTCCTTCATGTATACCAGTGCCGAAGAGTTGTCCAGTATGGATTTCAGGCGCTTTTCGCTCTGTGCAAGGGAGCGGCCCCGTTCCTTTATCTGCCGGGCCATCTCGTTGAAGGCCCGCGCGATTTCGCCGATTTCGTCGCTTGTTCCGTCCCTGAGGCCCGTGTCGTAGTTGCCTTTTGCGATCTGGGCGGCCGCATTGGTCACGGCCTGGAGCTTAAGGACCACCCGGCGATGGAATACGATGAAGAGCAGGGCCGTAAGAAGGGCCACAACGAGGGCGGTAAGCCCCGCGGACCGGCCGATCCGCGATACCGGGAAAAGGGCCTCGCTTGAATCTATTTCGACCAGGAGGGTCCATCCGAGCTCAG encodes the following:
- a CDS encoding EAL domain-containing protein, whose protein sequence is MKKRLKFSLSAKAFLAVVIILLPILFAFAAGFRDNKEVLKRYFLDDLALMAEAIEVQVYQFLDAGKRRAQDFASDGLIISELERASVGSRSADGIERHVISKKLPLNGEISAIAVISPLGKVIVSSEGSLRGADLSKEDFFKKGGLGVAVSERRQGLRGGPDLAFSAPIRNEGGELIGVLVNFVSASELGGLLSGELARNLGALSSRLDRRETFEAYLVNRDRLMITDSIFRDGAAFDQRVDTLPVSACLERGGEMTGLYADYRGVEVAGASMCLPELGWTLLVEIDSSEALFPVSRIGRSAGLTALVVALLTALLFIVFHRRVVLKLQAVTNAAAQIAKGNYDTGLRDGTSDEIGEIARAFNEMARQIKERGRSLAQSEKRLKSILDNSSALVYMKDLEGRYILVNKEFELLFRTSSEEMAGRTDHDLLPKEAADSLKENDSIVLERRLRLEFEESLPLPGGVRTYISMKFPLLNEEGFPYAICCVSTDITERKRVETALRESEERLRKAQELARMGSWEWDIRENTLWWSDEIYRIFGLKPREFGATYEAFLEYVHPDDREFVKNSVAQAFQNRRPYSIDHRIMRPDGTVRIVHEEAEVLPDPQGRPQRMIGTVQDLTEQKTAEFEQRKLSAVLEHSVNLLFITDRDGAIQYVNPTFEQVTGFTREEIIGQTPRVLSSGDGTNALYQELWNTILSGRTWRSTLKNRKRNGTYYWANSVITPIRDEKGQITHFLAVQEDVTEKMMNEERLNYLAVHDELTGLMNRSRFIEEAEAWMLEAGPKGVTAALSIIDMDQFKLLNDTFGHGAGDEYLRRLGKVIKDLLDREYGEEPAAFDSRPLLSRLSGDEYAVFFPGIDRKRGMELIESVRAEVEGFYFTEASSTLTVSAGVAFYPDHGLHMKELLSKADAAMYRAKELGRNRTHAYRPEDQDLEKMHSRLAWKERIFKGIRENRFVPWFQPLLDLKTDGIHHYEALARLVSEDGKVLLPGAFIDIAERFGIVGLIDRVIIEKTMRTQAEEMKAGRGLSFGMNLSGKDLGDAELLDFIKRKIMETGAEPEMLVFEITETAAIGDLEKAIRFVKSLKETGCRFSLDDFGVGFTSFTYLKEMPVDYIKIDGSFIRKLDENPDDQVLVKAMTEMARGLRIKTIAEFVENEKTLSILRSFGVDYAQGYLIGKPSPGLVTDGKESGPLPAGISG